One genomic segment of Erythrolamprus reginae isolate rEryReg1 chromosome 2, rEryReg1.hap1, whole genome shotgun sequence includes these proteins:
- the GDI1 gene encoding rab GDP dissociation inhibitor alpha — translation MDEAYDVIVLGTGLTECILSGIMSVNGKKVLHMDRNPYYGGESSSITPLEELYKRFEITDGPSECMGRGRDWNVDLIPKFLMANGQLVKMLLYTEVTRYLDFKVVEGSFVYKAGKIYKVPSTETEALASNLMGMFEKRRFRKFLVFVANFDENDSKTLEGVDPHVTTMREVYRRFDLGQDVIDFTGHALALYRTDDYLDQPCLETINRIKLYSESLARYGKSPYLYPLYGLGELPQGFARLSAIYGGTYMLNKPVDEIVMEGGKVIGVKSEGEVARCKQLICDPSYVTDRVRPAGKVVRVICILSHPIRGTSDANSCQIIIPQNQVGRKSDIYVCLISSAHNVAAQGKYIAIASTTVETDSPENEVQPALELLEPIDQKFVAISDIYEPTDDGTESQIFCSRSYDATTHFETTCDDIKDIYRRMAGAPFDFESMKRRQNDVFGENEQ, via the exons ATGGACGAGGCCTACGACGTGATCGTGCTGGGCACCGGCTTGACC GAATGTATCCTTTCGGGTATCATGTCTGTGAATGGCAAGAAGGTATTGCATATGGACCGGAATCCATATTACGGGGGTGAGAGCTCATCGATTACTCCCCTGGAGGAG CTTTACAAACGCTTCGAAATTACAGATGGGCCCTCTGAATGCATGGGGCGTGGCCGGGACTGGAATGTTGATCTTATCCCCAAATTCCTCATGGCCAATG GCCAACTTGTGAAGATGCTGCTGTATACAGAAGTGACACGCTACCTAGATTTCAAAGTGGTGGAAGGCAGCTTTGTCTACAAGGCAGGAAAGATTTACAAAGTGCCATCAACAGAGACAGAAGCACTGGCTTCCA ATCTCATGGGCATGTTTGAGAAACGACGCTTCCGCAAGTTCTTGGTGTTTGTGGCAAACTTCGATGAGAATGATTCAAAGACCTTGGAGGGAGTGGATCCCCATGTCACTACCATGCGTGAAGTCTACCGACGCTTTGACCTTGGCCAGGATGTCATTGATTTCACAGGCCATGCACTGGCCCTCTATCGCACTGATGA TTACTTGGATCAACCTTGCTTGGAAACCATCAATCGCATAAAACTGTACAGTGAATCCCTGGCCCGCTATGGGAAGAGCCCCTATCTCTACCCACTGTATGGTCTGGGTGAGCTTCCCCAGGGCTTTGCCAG GCTCAGCGCTATCTATGGTGGCACTTACATGCTGAACAAACCAGTGGATGAGATTGTCATGGAAGGGGGCAAGGTCATTGGAGTCAAATCAGAAGGAGAG GTGGCACGCTGCAAACAGTTGATCTGTGATCCCAGCTATGTGACAGATCGAGTGCGCCCAGCAGGGAAGGTTGTGCGCGTCATCTGTATTCTGAGTCATCCTATCCGTGGCACCAGTGATGCTAACTCCTGTCAAATCATCATTCCCCAGAATCAAGTGGGACGTAAATCTG ATATCTATGTCTGTCTCATTTCCTCTGCCCACAACGTGGCTGCCCAGGGCAAGTACATCGCTATTGCCAGTACTACTGTAGAGACAGATTCCCCTGAGAATGAAGTGCAGCCAGCTCTTGAACTGCTTGAACCTATTGACCAAAA GTTTGTGGCCATCAGTGATATatatgaacccactgatgatggAACTGAAAGTCAG ATATTCTGTTCACGATCGTATGATGCCACCACCCACTTTGAGACAACATGTGATGACATCAAAGACATTTACCGGCGCATGGCTGGGGCTCCATTTGATTTTGAAAGCATGAAACGGCGCCAGAATGATGTCTTTGGCGAGAACGAGCAGTGa